One part of the Bacteroidia bacterium genome encodes these proteins:
- a CDS encoding 1,4-dihydroxy-6-naphthoate synthase gives MKISLGFSTCPNDTFMFDAIAHKRIDLGDIEYEIVMADIFHLNQMAMKGELDMVKISYNTYGRLRDQYRLLDAGSALGHNCGPLLISKEELTVEEIINRNLPVGIPGANTTANLLLGYFAPEIQHKKEFIFDEIMPAILEDKVAAGVIIHENRFTYQKMGLRLIQDLGEHWEAKTSLPIPLGAIVAKKSLGPEVFEVLQKHMRESVQHAFTYPSVSMPYVREYAQEMEDEVMQAHIDLYVNEFSLSLGEKGRKAVAKVLEVGEGMGLYA, from the coding sequence ATGAAAATTAGTTTGGGTTTTAGCACCTGTCCGAATGATACCTTTATGTTTGATGCCATTGCGCACAAGCGTATTGATCTAGGCGATATTGAATACGAGATCGTCATGGCGGACATTTTCCACCTCAATCAAATGGCCATGAAGGGGGAATTGGATATGGTGAAAATCTCCTACAATACCTATGGCAGACTCAGAGATCAGTATCGTTTGCTTGATGCAGGCAGTGCACTCGGCCATAATTGCGGACCTCTTCTCATTTCGAAAGAAGAACTCACCGTCGAGGAAATCATCAACAGGAATCTTCCCGTCGGTATTCCCGGCGCTAATACAACGGCCAATTTACTTCTTGGATATTTTGCTCCGGAAATTCAGCACAAAAAGGAATTCATTTTTGACGAAATCATGCCGGCAATTCTGGAGGATAAAGTGGCTGCCGGAGTGATCATTCATGAGAATCGCTTTACTTACCAGAAAATGGGACTCCGACTCATCCAGGATTTAGGCGAACATTGGGAAGCAAAAACTTCCCTTCCTATCCCCTTAGGAGCCATTGTAGCCAAAAAATCCCTTGGTCCTGAAGTTTTTGAAGTGCTGCAAAAACATATGCGCGAAAGTGTACAACATGCTTTTACATACCCTTCAGTATCTATGCCTTATGTCCGGGAATATGCCCAGGAAATGGAAGACGAAGTTATGCAAGCGCATATTGATCTCTATGTAAATGAGTTTTCCCTTTCTTTAGGCGAAAAAGGCCGAAAAGCAGTTGCCAAAGTGCTGGAAGTTGGGGAAGGAATGGGGCTCTATGCCTAG
- a CDS encoding MBL fold metallo-hydrolase produces the protein MEVKFLGTGGAFTYEYGNSAAFIRFRGKNILVDCGNSIYKKLRESKLANHIDYILLTHFHDDHVGSLITTVLHHKYLLPSPRPAKILIPSPEFQDLLGWFISFGMPHPEKYVDFIPLDSVEGISAIDTFGMHIQHMQSYAYLFEDEDEIVAYSGDLGNPDIVFEHLAKFNSQKKIRVFHEMCFTPSDGVHSCYTDLMPHQKDFDIYAYHLDPRKEPKDNTIPLVANMPELLI, from the coding sequence ATGGAGGTTAAATTCTTGGGAACTGGTGGAGCTTTTACATATGAATATGGCAATTCTGCTGCATTCATTCGCTTCCGTGGTAAGAATATCCTGGTCGATTGTGGAAATAGCATCTACAAAAAACTCAGGGAATCCAAGCTCGCAAATCATATCGATTATATTCTGCTCACTCATTTTCATGATGACCATGTGGGGAGTCTGATTACAACCGTTCTTCATCACAAATACCTCCTTCCAAGTCCACGTCCTGCAAAAATCCTGATTCCTTCACCAGAATTTCAAGATTTGTTGGGCTGGTTTATCAGCTTTGGGATGCCTCATCCCGAGAAGTATGTGGATTTTATCCCCCTTGACTCTGTAGAAGGTATTAGTGCTATTGATACTTTTGGGATGCACATCCAGCACATGCAATCCTATGCCTATCTCTTTGAGGATGAGGATGAAATAGTTGCTTATTCTGGAGATCTCGGAAACCCGGATATCGTATTTGAGCATCTCGCAAAATTTAATAGTCAGAAAAAAATCCGAGTCTTTCACGAAATGTGTTTCACCCCTTCTGATGGCGTTCACTCCTGCTATACAGACCTGATGCCTCACCAAAAAGACTTTGACATTTACGCCTATCACCTGGATCCTCGCAAAGAACCCAAGGACAATACCATTCCATTGGTAGCCAATATGCCAGAACTCCTCATTTAG
- a CDS encoding YicC/YloC family endoribonuclease gives MLQSMTGYGSSTQSSQNYSVTIELKALNSKYLELVMKLPKVYVKYEHKLRNILSKRLGRGKVLVLLNVDVLNPDKQPIKINRALIKGYLTEFKSVADELGMKEDISLEFLLGLPEVIPTESENEDPEEWELIEKALAEAIERMIESRVEEGKSLSADLDNRVKGIRHELEIIKGLAPKRMDIIRERLDKSLDEIRTKVKDLDKNRFEQELIFYMEKQDINEEIVRLTQHLNFFEEMQALNKSNGKKLQFISQEMGREINTIGSKANNADLQRHVVRMKDELEKIKEQVLNAV, from the coding sequence ATGCTTCAATCCATGACGGGATATGGCTCGTCGACTCAGTCGAGTCAAAACTATTCAGTTACTATTGAACTTAAGGCCCTCAATAGTAAATACCTTGAACTTGTAATGAAATTGCCAAAGGTTTATGTCAAGTATGAACATAAACTCCGGAACATTCTATCCAAACGTTTGGGGCGTGGTAAGGTCCTGGTACTTCTAAATGTAGATGTACTCAATCCGGACAAACAACCCATCAAAATCAATCGCGCCCTAATCAAAGGCTATCTGACCGAATTCAAATCTGTAGCTGATGAGCTGGGGATGAAGGAAGATATCAGCCTGGAGTTTCTTTTGGGTTTGCCAGAAGTTATTCCTACTGAATCCGAGAATGAGGATCCAGAGGAATGGGAATTGATCGAAAAGGCATTGGCAGAGGCGATTGAAAGAATGATCGAAAGTCGTGTCGAAGAAGGTAAATCCTTGAGTGCTGACCTTGATAATCGGGTCAAAGGGATCAGGCATGAACTGGAAATCATCAAAGGGCTGGCTCCTAAGCGTATGGATATCATCAGAGAGAGATTGGATAAGTCTCTGGATGAAATTCGGACGAAAGTAAAGGATCTCGATAAAAACCGATTTGAACAAGAATTGATCTTCTATATGGAAAAGCAGGACATCAATGAAGAGATCGTTCGGCTGACCCAGCACCTCAATTTCTTTGAAGAAATGCAGGCCCTCAATAAAAGCAATGGGAAAAAGCTGCAATTTATATCTCAGGAAATGGGGCGTGAGATCAATACCATTGGCTCAAAAGCCAATAATGCCGACTTGCAGCGACATGTCGTTCGCATGAAAGACGAGCTGGAAAAGATCAAAGAGCAGGTGCTCAACGCGGTTTAA
- a CDS encoding type I restriction enzyme HsdR N-terminal domain-containing protein, which translates to MQLLFPTQHLKMERREEQDYIWGIVRKKWYVLQPEELVRQAMLDWMIREKGVSASLISVEKGIKYLKLQKRFDVVVYDNTGKAFILCECKAPDVPLSQDTLNQIARYNVSIKAPHLLLTNGRELLFFSQEEGKYVHKKGGWWK; encoded by the coding sequence ATGCAGCTTTTATTCCCAACTCAACATCTAAAAATGGAGCGTAGGGAAGAACAGGACTATATATGGGGTATAGTCCGAAAGAAGTGGTATGTCTTGCAGCCAGAAGAACTGGTCAGGCAAGCTATGCTGGATTGGATGATTAGGGAGAAAGGGGTTTCGGCTTCTTTAATCAGCGTTGAAAAGGGGATTAAATATTTAAAACTGCAAAAACGCTTCGATGTCGTAGTATATGACAATACAGGAAAAGCTTTCATCCTATGTGAATGTAAAGCTCCCGATGTTCCACTCAGTCAGGATACCCTCAACCAAATCGCCCGATATAATGTCAGTATCAAGGCTCCTCATCTTCTTTTGACAAATGGACGGGAACTTTTGTTTTTTTCCCAAGAAGAAGGAAAATATGTACATAAAAAAGGGGGATGGTGGAAATGA
- a CDS encoding T9SS type A sorting domain-containing protein — MKIFAKFIFVISSFLLFNSHLQAQTCLDIPELDFSNPSWEASNTYRFPSVLPGVDAVVQIIGSSNTSLYSIDLIDTGDQLAFQPQVNLTTQNNNGTEGYMDFEITFVQANSSTPYVVNNWTITAADVDGDSHRMRESVGFSNFNAYTIETNSKLNLSDQSTATMTIFEAASVDNLPGITTDDTQHMVYLEFGGTSSFVIRTRIIDDGDIYGDLSDATDRMFSFFFDPCLINNFLVPNTLPVEFSYFEVEANDFGAVLNWETLLELNNDRFEIEKSQDGIIFSSIGSVEGAGNSYGKTNYRFIDTNPQEGVNYYRLKQIDFDGQFEYSELKSVNFSFENGNFSYKVYPNPATDFISISSPVTDEVMDVKLLDHTGKEISRKSLIEGRAEFEVSQIPAGIYHISLETENFRSKGKTVIIRR; from the coding sequence ATGAAGATTTTTGCGAAGTTTATTTTCGTTATCTCTAGCTTTCTTCTATTCAATTCTCATCTACAGGCGCAAACTTGCCTGGACATTCCAGAACTCGACTTCTCAAATCCCTCCTGGGAAGCCTCTAACACTTACCGATTCCCCTCTGTCCTGCCCGGAGTTGATGCTGTTGTTCAGATCATTGGCTCAAGCAACACGAGTTTATATTCCATCGACCTTATTGATACCGGAGATCAACTAGCTTTTCAACCACAAGTAAATCTGACTACCCAAAACAATAATGGGACTGAAGGCTACATGGATTTCGAAATTACCTTCGTTCAGGCCAATAGCTCGACTCCTTATGTAGTAAACAATTGGACGATTACTGCTGCTGATGTGGATGGAGATTCACATAGAATGAGAGAATCTGTAGGATTCAGCAACTTCAATGCATATACCATAGAAACAAATTCAAAGCTGAATCTGTCAGATCAGTCTACCGCCACTATGACTATCTTTGAAGCAGCTTCCGTGGATAACTTACCCGGAATCACCACGGATGACACCCAACACATGGTATATCTTGAGTTTGGAGGAACTTCCTCCTTTGTGATCAGAACTCGCATCATCGATGATGGAGATATATACGGAGATCTTTCAGATGCTACGGATCGAATGTTTTCTTTCTTTTTCGATCCTTGTCTGATCAACAATTTCCTGGTCCCCAATACCTTGCCGGTAGAGTTTAGCTACTTTGAAGTAGAAGCCAACGATTTCGGAGCGGTACTGAACTGGGAAACGCTACTAGAATTGAATAATGATCGTTTTGAAATCGAAAAATCTCAAGACGGAATAATCTTCTCAAGCATTGGAAGCGTGGAAGGAGCCGGTAATAGCTACGGTAAAACAAACTATCGCTTTATCGACACCAATCCTCAGGAAGGAGTGAACTATTACCGACTGAAACAGATCGATTTCGATGGGCAGTTTGAATACTCCGAATTGAAAAGTGTCAATTTCAGCTTTGAAAATGGAAACTTCAGCTACAAGGTATATCCAAATCCAGCGACTGACTTTATCTCAATCAGCAGTCCTGTTACGGATGAAGTCATGGATGTAAAACTCCTCGATCATACGGGAAAAGAAATTAGCAGAAAGAGTTTGATAGAAGGAAGAGCGGAGTTTGAAGTGAGCCAAATACCAGCTGGTATCTACCATATAAGTCTGGAAACGGAGAATTTCAGATCAAAAGGAAAGACAGTTATAATTAGAAGATAG
- a CDS encoding T9SS type A sorting domain-containing protein → MSALTRKVILFLACLSFAISLKAQCTAITELVFSNPSLVTGTSDTYRFSQINSTADAIVSIHSSFNASLVYIDDTRDGVSNAFQPTVNILSQDPSGTEAYIDFRIDFVHTGTETPIDMDPFVISAVDVDGDDYRLRESVGLGDFSTFTLDGLYSVLNYSSNAATNMTSFETSNYNQLSGIATHSTSNSVLFDYNGGSSIIVRARIIDDGDVLPSKSCQRLFSFNFDPCLINCYSNPLTLPVEYNFFSAQKLDDKVELKWETALEINNDRFEIERSFDGENFQQIGMVLGYGNSDETQAYQFIDTNPVFGKILYRLKQIDFDGEFNYSSTQEVFYSVEKDLVQMKVYPNPATDYLHISSNGDLSDSFIKIFNQQGQLVMRQDMGSGINVLDVQRLPAGIYQLDLQSSHYYLPTHKIVIR, encoded by the coding sequence ATGAGTGCCCTTACTCGCAAAGTGATCCTATTCCTTGCATGTTTGAGCTTCGCCATTTCTCTCAAGGCCCAATGCACTGCCATAACAGAACTCGTTTTTAGCAACCCAAGCCTTGTAACCGGCACAAGCGATACATATCGATTTTCCCAAATTAATTCAACTGCAGATGCTATTGTTAGCATCCATTCCAGCTTCAATGCAAGCCTGGTCTATATTGATGATACCAGAGATGGTGTCAGCAATGCCTTTCAGCCAACCGTAAATATTCTCAGCCAAGATCCATCAGGAACAGAAGCATATATCGATTTTCGAATCGATTTTGTTCATACAGGGACAGAAACGCCCATTGATATGGACCCTTTCGTTATTTCTGCTGTTGATGTAGATGGAGACGACTATCGTCTTAGAGAATCTGTGGGCCTGGGCGATTTCAGTACCTTTACCCTCGATGGACTCTACTCAGTACTCAATTATTCAAGCAATGCTGCGACGAATATGACGAGTTTTGAAACTTCAAATTATAATCAACTATCAGGAATTGCCACACACTCGACAAGTAATAGCGTTTTATTCGATTACAATGGTGGCTCGTCAATTATAGTAAGAGCCCGCATCATCGATGATGGTGATGTGCTTCCTTCCAAGTCATGTCAGCGCTTATTCTCCTTTAACTTTGATCCCTGCCTGATCAATTGCTACAGCAATCCTCTCACCCTTCCTGTGGAGTACAACTTCTTCTCTGCCCAAAAGCTAGATGATAAAGTTGAATTGAAATGGGAAACAGCACTTGAGATCAACAATGATCGTTTTGAAATTGAGCGCTCTTTTGATGGAGAGAATTTTCAGCAGATTGGGATGGTTTTGGGATATGGTAATAGCGATGAAACACAAGCCTATCAATTCATTGATACTAATCCAGTATTCGGCAAAATCCTTTACCGTTTAAAACAGATCGATTTCGATGGGGAATTTAATTACTCCTCAACTCAGGAAGTCTTTTATTCGGTTGAAAAGGATTTGGTACAAATGAAGGTTTATCCTAATCCAGCTACTGACTATTTACATATCAGCAGTAATGGAGACCTCAGTGATTCATTTATTAAGATCTTCAACCAGCAAGGCCAATTGGTCATGCGCCAGGATATGGGATCGGGAATCAATGTTCTTGATGTACAGCGTCTACCTGCAGGCATTTATCAGCTCGACTTGCAATCCAGTCATTATTATCTCCCTACGCACAAGATTGTCATTAGATAG
- a CDS encoding SMC family ATPase has translation MVPIHLKIEGLYSYQGMQEVDFTQLTQAQIFGIFGATGSGKSSILEAITFALYGQSSRLNQQDKRGYNMMNLKSKRLYIEFDFSHGEKRYKFSVEGKRNSKRFEQVGTMERKVYEYEGEQLIPSKLTNAEEITGLSYENFCRTIIIPQGKFQEFLQLTETERTRMLKEIFKLEKFELYRKTVSLDNKNKENITRQETLLLQLENITEEALRNLQSQTKELETQLQKEKSEQEKLAKELNKLEEIKALGEELEKQKLLVQGLENEEASFQQREEKLKNYESCLVDFKPLLDKRAEDALSFSKNEQNLQLKREDRDENIKELEKAEAAFQQVKTNYESREQYLKRAEEFELVIQLKESAQNIGKLEERIGNGEEFTHKQKRDLEQMRLDLTNKSAEIRKLREERPEMEQIIKLKDWFNQKESREKELELNRKQVEEIQKEEVDLADEKAALLKSLPLHISQYKLETDQLLQLGKQRLSELQKQYEAHEQELEAGLGQIHLLKYAQELKDGESCPLCGSVHHPSPYTSSDTELDVESLREQILLSKQQILLEEKAQLQLQVLGDKESKLRQKKIEAEAVLSKSEQERDKHEAQFVWKDFDKSNPEQSQKILQELSATDIQINLLNQEWEALEKSIEKEDQTRDRYLTELEKIKKLREKERIQYESQIAKIVHIEIEKFIDQSNTELEKNALQEKELYKGIEDLFSITEQQILQKRSRVDVLKGEIAELEKQEKSLTRKMADSNLQLEERLKKSSFKELESIESLLGENINIDSEKQQIHQFRQDLLTAKNTLKNLVDRIQNNSVDLDKYDELNEKLRGLSQKIEDISLEIGGQRKEIKRVENELKRKAEVEKELQKLQLRAEDIRTLKQLFFKSGFVNYVSSIFLRNLCLAANERFRKLTRGSLSLEPTEGNSFEVRDMLNDGQLRSVKTLSGGQTFQAALSLAIALADQVQQQAMTKQNFFFLDEGFGSQDQKSLQIIFQTLKSLRKESRIVGVISHVEELHQEIDTFLHIENDPTNGSKIRYSWQ, from the coding sequence ATGGTTCCCATTCACCTAAAAATAGAAGGTCTATATTCCTATCAAGGCATGCAGGAAGTTGATTTCACTCAACTTACGCAGGCACAAATATTCGGGATTTTTGGTGCGACCGGTTCGGGTAAATCTTCTATACTTGAAGCCATTACTTTTGCCCTTTATGGTCAATCCAGCCGCCTCAATCAACAGGATAAAAGAGGTTATAATATGATGAATCTGAAATCAAAAAGATTGTACATCGAATTTGATTTCAGCCATGGAGAGAAGCGCTATAAATTTTCGGTAGAAGGAAAACGAAACTCCAAACGTTTTGAGCAAGTCGGAACTATGGAGCGCAAGGTCTATGAGTATGAAGGGGAGCAGCTTATTCCCTCCAAGCTTACAAATGCAGAAGAGATTACGGGCCTGTCTTATGAAAATTTTTGCAGAACCATCATCATCCCACAGGGCAAGTTTCAGGAGTTTCTGCAATTGACAGAAACGGAACGAACGCGCATGCTCAAAGAGATTTTTAAACTGGAAAAATTTGAGCTCTATCGGAAAACGGTCTCTTTAGACAATAAGAATAAAGAAAATATCACCCGACAGGAAACCCTCTTATTGCAACTCGAAAATATCACAGAAGAGGCACTTCGCAATTTGCAAAGCCAAACGAAAGAGCTTGAAACTCAACTTCAAAAAGAAAAATCCGAGCAGGAAAAATTGGCAAAAGAACTCAATAAGCTTGAGGAAATAAAAGCCCTTGGAGAAGAGCTGGAAAAGCAAAAGTTGCTCGTGCAGGGATTGGAAAATGAGGAAGCTAGTTTTCAGCAAAGAGAAGAGAAGCTTAAAAACTATGAATCCTGTCTGGTTGACTTTAAACCTCTACTCGATAAACGAGCAGAAGATGCGCTATCCTTCTCCAAAAATGAGCAGAACCTCCAATTGAAAAGAGAGGATAGAGATGAAAACATTAAAGAATTGGAAAAAGCTGAAGCAGCCTTTCAGCAAGTAAAAACAAATTATGAAAGCCGCGAGCAATATTTGAAACGAGCAGAAGAATTTGAACTGGTCATACAGCTCAAAGAATCTGCCCAAAACATAGGCAAACTGGAAGAGCGAATCGGAAATGGCGAGGAATTCACTCATAAGCAAAAGAGGGACCTGGAACAAATGCGACTTGATCTCACCAATAAAAGTGCTGAGATCAGAAAGCTGAGAGAGGAAAGGCCCGAAATGGAGCAAATTATCAAGCTCAAAGATTGGTTTAATCAGAAAGAAAGCCGAGAGAAGGAACTTGAACTGAATCGCAAACAAGTCGAGGAAATCCAAAAAGAAGAAGTGGATCTGGCGGATGAAAAAGCAGCCTTATTAAAAAGTCTGCCTCTTCACATCAGTCAGTATAAACTGGAAACCGATCAACTACTTCAACTTGGTAAGCAAAGATTGAGCGAACTGCAAAAGCAGTATGAAGCGCATGAACAGGAGTTAGAAGCAGGATTGGGGCAAATACATTTATTGAAATATGCCCAAGAATTGAAAGATGGCGAGTCCTGTCCTTTATGTGGTTCTGTCCATCACCCCTCTCCTTATACTTCATCCGATACAGAATTGGATGTAGAAAGTTTGCGGGAACAAATCCTGCTTAGCAAGCAGCAAATATTATTGGAAGAAAAAGCACAGCTACAACTGCAAGTGCTGGGAGATAAAGAATCCAAACTCAGGCAAAAAAAGATCGAGGCAGAGGCTGTTTTGAGCAAGTCAGAACAGGAAAGAGATAAACATGAGGCGCAATTTGTCTGGAAGGACTTTGACAAAAGCAATCCAGAGCAAAGCCAAAAGATTTTGCAAGAGCTTTCTGCTACAGATATTCAGATAAACCTCCTCAACCAGGAATGGGAAGCCCTGGAAAAAAGCATAGAAAAAGAAGATCAAACTCGGGATCGCTACCTGACAGAATTAGAAAAAATCAAGAAACTGCGTGAAAAGGAACGAATTCAATATGAATCTCAAATTGCAAAGATCGTTCATATTGAGATAGAAAAATTTATTGATCAAAGTAATACGGAACTTGAAAAAAATGCCTTGCAGGAAAAGGAACTTTACAAAGGCATAGAAGATCTTTTTAGCATCACTGAGCAGCAAATCCTTCAAAAGAGGTCTCGGGTGGATGTTTTAAAGGGAGAAATCGCAGAGTTGGAGAAGCAGGAGAAAAGTTTGACCCGAAAAATGGCTGATAGCAACCTCCAATTGGAGGAAAGACTCAAAAAATCAAGCTTCAAGGAGCTGGAAAGTATTGAGTCATTGCTGGGAGAAAATATAAATATAGATTCGGAGAAACAGCAGATTCATCAATTCAGACAGGATTTACTCACAGCAAAGAATACGTTAAAAAATCTAGTAGATCGAATTCAGAATAATTCGGTTGATTTAGATAAATATGACGAATTGAATGAAAAATTGAGAGGATTAAGTCAAAAAATAGAAGATATATCTCTGGAAATTGGCGGTCAGCGGAAAGAAATCAAGCGAGTAGAAAATGAGCTTAAACGAAAAGCGGAGGTAGAAAAGGAATTGCAAAAGCTTCAATTGCGAGCCGAAGATATCCGAACCCTCAAGCAGTTATTCTTCAAAAGTGGTTTTGTGAATTATGTATCCTCGATTTTCCTGAGAAACCTATGTCTGGCAGCCAATGAACGATTCAGAAAACTAACGAGAGGAAGTTTGAGCCTCGAGCCTACAGAAGGTAATAGTTTTGAAGTCCGGGATATGCTCAATGATGGGCAATTGCGTTCGGTAAAGACCTTATCTGGAGGACAAACCTTTCAAGCCGCATTATCACTCGCTATTGCATTGGCGGATCAGGTTCAGCAACAAGCCATGACCAAACAAAATTTCTTCTTTTTGGATGAAGGATTTGGCTCACAAGATCAGAAATCCCTTCAGATCATTTTTCAAACCCTAAAATCTCTGCGTAAGGAAAGTCGCATAGTTGGGGTGATCTCTCATGTTGAAGAGCTTCATCAGGAGATAGATACCTTTCTTCATATCGAAAATGACCCCACAAATGGGAGTAAGATTCGCTACAGTTGGCAATAA
- the sbcD gene encoding exonuclease subunit SbcD — protein sequence MKILHTADWHLGKRLDHVSRLEEQKKVLEEICEIAEKENVDAVLIAGDLFDQINPSIEALELFYRTLKRLANDGQRAVVGIAGNHDSPDRIEAPVPLAQECGIILSGYPNSKVRPFALPNGIEVLKSDEGFIELKLPHQEKPLRLLLTPYANELRLKKYLGHEKAEESLRQILSEHWGKLAKKYCDDQGVNILMTHLFMIRKGQVKPEEPDDEKPILTIGGAQEIFTENLPKEIQYAALGHLHRQQYVQKEPFPVVYSSSPLAYSMSEAGQEKYVMLLEFGDSGIANCERIALTKGRKLLRHTAESTEEAINWLKEHPNSWVELTLISDEYLNADQRKALHESHDGIISIIPRIANPELGLSKGIEVDLSKDIKELFTDYFHYKHEQAPNERILALLKEVLAEDEE from the coding sequence ATGAAAATATTGCATACAGCAGATTGGCATTTGGGCAAGCGGCTCGATCATGTTTCTCGGCTGGAGGAGCAAAAAAAGGTGCTGGAAGAAATATGCGAGATTGCAGAAAAGGAAAACGTAGATGCAGTACTCATCGCAGGGGATTTATTCGACCAGATCAATCCCTCTATAGAAGCCCTGGAATTATTTTATAGAACCCTCAAGCGACTAGCCAATGATGGACAGCGGGCAGTGGTAGGTATTGCAGGAAATCATGATTCTCCGGATCGAATTGAAGCTCCGGTTCCCCTCGCCCAGGAATGTGGAATCATTCTGTCCGGCTACCCCAATAGCAAAGTTCGTCCCTTTGCCCTACCCAATGGAATTGAAGTCTTGAAAAGTGATGAAGGTTTTATTGAATTAAAACTTCCTCATCAGGAAAAGCCTCTTCGCTTACTCCTTACTCCTTATGCTAATGAACTCCGATTGAAAAAATATCTGGGCCATGAAAAGGCAGAGGAAAGTCTCAGGCAGATCCTTTCAGAACATTGGGGGAAATTGGCGAAAAAGTATTGTGATGATCAAGGGGTGAATATCCTGATGACGCATTTATTTATGATTCGGAAGGGGCAGGTGAAACCTGAGGAGCCCGATGATGAGAAGCCTATTCTTACGATTGGAGGTGCCCAGGAAATCTTCACCGAAAATCTTCCCAAGGAAATTCAGTATGCTGCTCTTGGGCATTTGCACCGTCAGCAATATGTCCAGAAAGAACCCTTTCCGGTAGTCTATTCCAGTAGCCCCCTCGCCTACTCTATGAGTGAGGCCGGGCAGGAAAAATATGTGATGTTGCTCGAATTTGGAGATAGCGGAATTGCAAACTGCGAACGTATCGCTTTGACCAAAGGAAGAAAGCTCTTGCGCCATACCGCAGAGAGTACGGAAGAGGCCATCAATTGGTTGAAAGAGCATCCCAATAGCTGGGTAGAATTGACCCTGATTTCAGATGAATATTTGAATGCAGATCAGAGAAAAGCCCTTCATGAAAGCCATGATGGGATTATCTCGATAATTCCCCGCATCGCAAATCCCGAATTAGGCTTGAGCAAAGGCATAGAGGTTGATCTATCCAAAGATATCAAAGAGCTATTCACTGACTATTTCCATTACAAACATGAGCAAGCACCCAATGAGCGTATTCTTGCTTTGTTGAAAGAAGTTCTGGCAGAGGACGAAGAATAA
- a CDS encoding pitrilysin family protein: MDIQTYELDNGLRVLYKYIPYTRTVHCGYVINSGSRDDTEGKMGIAHFIEHMIFKGTAKRKTFHILNYLESVGGDLNAYTSKEKICLYASLMSDYFDRACELLTDITFHSTFPEKEINKEKQVISEEIDMYRNSPDEAIFEDFDELIFPKHSLGHPILGTKNSIRSITQDALKEHLSNSFVQDQVIFGIVGNVKPKQVEKIIDKYLKHLEIPNGEVKRLSPITAPIREKKVKIETDQAHTIIGGRAYALRKDLYVPFLLLNNMLGGPAMNSRLNLNIREKYGLSYNINSFYSPYLDSGMWGIYFACEDKNIQRIRKLVFKELKQLRESPLGSLRLSQAKKQLAGQLTLGYENLLTQMLGMSNDLLDFGKLTSFSDFLKTINEVGAKEIMEAANEVFQEDTLSEISYRKLA; encoded by the coding sequence ATGGATATTCAAACTTACGAACTAGACAACGGACTACGGGTCCTGTATAAATACATACCTTATACGCGCACAGTCCACTGCGGATATGTGATCAATTCGGGTAGCAGGGATGATACAGAAGGTAAAATGGGCATCGCTCATTTTATCGAGCATATGATTTTTAAAGGGACTGCCAAGCGCAAAACCTTCCATATTCTCAATTATCTGGAGTCAGTTGGAGGCGATCTAAATGCCTATACCAGCAAAGAAAAGATTTGTCTGTATGCTTCTCTAATGTCGGATTATTTTGATCGGGCCTGTGAATTACTGACAGATATTACCTTTCATTCTACTTTTCCGGAAAAAGAAATCAATAAAGAAAAACAGGTCATTTCGGAGGAAATTGACATGTATAGAAATTCGCCGGATGAGGCCATTTTTGAGGATTTTGATGAATTGATCTTTCCCAAGCATAGTTTGGGTCATCCGATATTGGGCACCAAAAACAGCATCCGCTCTATTACGCAGGATGCACTCAAAGAACATTTGAGTAATTCCTTTGTGCAGGATCAGGTCATTTTTGGAATCGTGGGGAATGTAAAACCCAAACAGGTTGAGAAAATCATTGATAAATATCTCAAGCACCTGGAAATACCTAATGGTGAGGTAAAAAGATTGAGTCCAATTACTGCTCCTATTCGCGAAAAGAAGGTAAAGATTGAAACGGATCAGGCGCATACCATTATTGGTGGGAGGGCTTATGCCTTAAGAAAGGATCTCTATGTTCCTTTCCTCTTACTCAACAATATGCTGGGAGGACCCGCGATGAATTCGCGGCTTAACCTGAATATCAGGGAGAAATACGGATTGAGCTATAACATCAATTCCTTCTATTCTCCATATCTGGATTCCGGCATGTGGGGAATTTACTTCGCTTGTGAAGACAAAAACATCCAGCGGATCCGAAAACTGGTGTTTAAAGAATTGAAACAGTTGCGGGAAAGTCCCCTGGGAAGTTTGCGATTGAGCCAGGCGAAAAAACAATTGGCGGGACAGTTGACCCTGGGATATGAAAACCTGCTTACACAGATGCTCGGTATGTCAAATGATCTTCTGGATTTTGGCAAACTGACCTCTTTCTCCGATTTCCTCAAAACCATCAATGAAGTAGGAGCAAAAGAGATTATGGAAGCAGCCAATGAGGTTTTCCAGGAAGATACCTTAAGCGAAATCAGTTATAGGAAACTGGCATAG